The following nucleotide sequence is from Streptomyces sp. NBC_00237.
ATCGGCGACTTGCCGGCGGCCTCGACGGCGGCCGGGTTCCAACGCACGACCTCCTGGCCGCGCGTCACGGTGTCACCCTTGTTGACGAGCAGCTCGAAGCCTTCGCCGTTCAGCTGCACGGTGTCGATGCCGAGGTGGGTCAGTACGCCGTGACCCTCGGAGTCGACGACGACGAACGCGTGCGGGTGCAGGGAAACAACGACGCCGTCCACCGGCGCTACGGCCGCGGACGGCTCGCGCACGGGGTCAATAGCTGTACCGGGACCGACCATCGCTCCGGAGAACACGGGGTCGGGGACTGCGGCGAGTCCGATGGCGCGACCTTCAAGAGGGGACGTCACGCTGGTCATGGGGGCCTCCCAGGGGCGGAGTTTGTGCGGTGCCGTCACTACCTGTCCTGGACGGCATACCTGCTTCAGCAGCGTAAGTCATAAGAAGTCCCGGTTCCGCATGAGAGGTGCCAGTTGGCGGACCTAGGGGTGCACCGGAAACGATTTGCCTCAACAACCGGTGCCATGTACTGTCGTACTCCTGCCTGACCCCAACACGTACTCACACTTCTTGTGAACCGTGTGTCGGCAGCGCCTCTATAACGTTGATCCTATCCCGGATCTCTATTTCCGTATGTCGCGGAATGAGTGGTCAGGGAGACGGAAAAGCACTGATAG
It contains:
- a CDS encoding PTS glucose transporter subunit IIA, producing MTSVTSPLEGRAIGLAAVPDPVFSGAMVGPGTAIDPVREPSAAVAPVDGVVVSLHPHAFVVVDSEGHGVLTHLGIDTVQLNGEGFELLVNKGDTVTRGQEVVRWNPAAVEAAGKSPICPVVALEATADALADVQESGDVKSGDALFTWK